Below is a window of Chanodichthys erythropterus isolate Z2021 chromosome 19, ASM2448905v1, whole genome shotgun sequence DNA.
GCTGTAATGCTGAGCTCAATAATATACCTTTCTTAGATCAGATTCTAATATGCAGGCAATCTCTAAAAATGCAGGTTTTGAGCATATTATGCCCAAAGTGTAGCTGTGGTCAAGATGTACTTCTATTTTTTGCCATCCTTAAAGTTGTCAAAGATGGTTTTAGCTCCGTTCTGCCACTCACAAACACTGTCCATTGGTGACTTTCCCTCCTAGAGAAGACAAAGCAACAGAAAGTGTGACCAAACAATAGTGAAAACAAAATGTAGTGCAAAAATTTTTAATCCTTTTACCCACTAGCAAAAGGAATAAGTTTACATAATTACCAGAAGATGGCACTGCACACATCTTAAATAAGTATCACAGTGAATACATTTAGGCATGACAGCTGTGAATTGATTGGCTACACCTTATATTAGCATTTATCAGTAACAACATCCTAATACATCAGCAACAGGGTAATAGTATATAGGCTAAACATTAAGAATTCTTACACAATTCTTGAGTTTTAAGTCTCCTCCGTGCATCAGAAGAAGCTGGATAAGTTTGAAGCGATTTAGTCTGACAGCATCATGCATTGGTGTGTCACCCTCCTGTTACAGAATGACATTTAAAGTGAACATCAAAATGTTAATTCAACTATTTACTGACTCAGTCACATTTCTTACTATGTCTTTTGCGTTGACGTCTGCGCCACAGTGTATGAGATGTTCAGCACATTCATAGTGTCCTGTCCTGACTGCCACATGAAGGGGAGTGCTGCGAAGCTAAGGACAAGTGTGACTGAAAAAGACATTTCAAACCACACATTTGCAGTCAAATAACTGCTTCTACCTTGTCTCTGGAATCCAGTTTTGCCCCATGATTAAGTAGCGCTTCCAGCACAGGCAAACTGCCGCCACGACAAGCCCAGTGAACTTCAGTTGCTTGAAGCTTGTTAAACACAACCATGAGAGTACAGTAAGTTCCATAGTATTATCTAAATTTAAATCAAGTACTGTGGAGGAATGGCATGCtcctcatttttaaaatatttagaaaaataatgtgaTTATTAACATACCTAATGAGCATGgtaatttatgagtaaaatgtATATACTAATTTATATAATAAGCAGTGTCAGTTttgttaaaaatttaatttttgaaaattttgaaTACATTTGGTGCAGCCCTGACCCCTATGATATAAAGATCAATGAGgctcaaaaaatataaaaatagtttttcaaaACCATATGAAACTGACATGAATACACATTTTTCTAAGAACTTGGCATGGATTTTAAGCAgtattataaaaacatttttcagtaTACCTTGTCCTTATTTTCAATTGAAGCACCAGCCTCTAGCAGGGCATTCACAATCTCCAAGTTTCCTTGTGAGCAAGCTCTGTGTAGAGCTGTACGGTTGAACtaggaaaagaaaaaacaacaacagtatTTTGTGTTTTAGTCCTTTAGTGCTCCCATTTGACTTTTATTCAGTGTGTTGGGTAAACACTCACATTATCACATGCATCTGGGTCCGCACCTCTGGCGAGGTAACTCTTGATCATTGGCAATTTGTTGTCCAGTGCTGCCTTCAGGAAATCATCCTCATCAACAAAATCATTCTGTGAGAATATGAAATATGAGTACTTCAGGGGGTGAAATCTCttaataatgattattttgaAGCACAATGACCATAGTTTACCACTATCTCTTGTTCAGGCTCTGTTGTGTAGACTGATGTACTTCTTTTTGTCTTCTGACTTCCTTCTAGAATCTCCTGGAGGTCATTTGTGCTGTTTTCAGTCTGCAAAATCATTTCAATATGCCATAGAAAATACATTTCTAATCAAATATGCCTAAGTATGCAAATGCATGCTTCACAAATCTATATCTTACATTAAAACCATCTTCACTGTCACACTGAAGATTATTATGGGTTTTCAAATGATGGTCAACAGTCTTGCATTGTTCAGAAGGATATTTCTGTGACACAGGATCATCCTGGTCTTTGTTTCCACTTGTGATGTCTGTAACctaaaataataatagcatAAAACAGAAAACCTATAATATGATAACCAATGAAATTGCACTTGAACTAAAATGAAAAGgatgtcatcatttattcaccctcctgttattccaaacctatatgactttcttttttctgcagaacacaaaaaacaatgttttttttttttttttttttaacagacatTTAGAAGTGCCTACCAGCTCATCGACCTGTAGAATTCCCATGACTTTAATTGAAAAATCCTTGTCAAAACTAAAGCATCTGAGTCAAGCATCACTTTTATATGTGGCGACAGTTGGAGGAGGTGATGGTCCTGCTGTTCAGTGACTCCCACATCTGAGATGTCCCACGtcactgtgatgtcacattTGGGGGGTGCTGAGGTTGAAAAACCACCATTTTCAGAACTCAAATGCCGACACTGGACGGAATGGAAATAAAAACTGAGGGGAACTTGAGGTGCCACCATAGCGCCCCTTGTCTATCCAAAGATGACTTACAGCTGTCCGCGGAGCCGAAGTCACAGAACACTATTCCACATCACACACAAAGATGACCGGAAATGTTTATGAAGTTATATGGAGACATATAACATCTTAATCAGCTTTGACTGTCTCATATATTAGAGGAGTTGTCTTCGTTTATGAAGCTATTTTCTTCTTGGGTTTCATCACTTACATTACTTCTGTTACAAGAGCAGGTAAAATTGTCACACCCTGTGACTATTTTTAATGGAGCTGCCCATAAATCACTTAGAGTAATGAGTCACGTGTGGTTGACTTCCATGACAGCTGTGATTTTACTAGTTCTCCACATGTCCAGAGTCTATAAACCTGGGAAATGATGCAGTCAGGATGTAAAGAATGTATctgttaaaattaatattagtgACATTGTACCATGTCTAATTGAGTGCCATTTTCAAAGCTTTCTTAAGCACTGTGGGAGACTACATATGGCATCTTTTAACAAGCGGAATATTTTACTGGTGTTAGACAGAGAGATCCCACCATAATACCAATATTTGTTTGTATCATCAGCACTGAAGAAAAGACAAAATATTGTCATTGTTGTGTATGGAAATGCAACATAAGGACACAGGTGTTTTTCATCATTtaaactttgtgtgtgtgtgtgtctgtgtatatatatatatatatatatatatatatatatatatatatatattgcctgACAAAACCTGTCAAAACTTAGTGTACAGTGTATTTAGATGGTTGTTAATTAAATAATCCtcctctaaatattttttaaatacacaatcaaaacattaaacattattgtgaattatttgaaTTTGCACACATCAATTTTAAATCGAATTGAACAGAattctaaatgatttatccgtgcacatcatCATCGCaacttttgtttcatgctgactttaaaagGGGTCTGGAGTCCAAGCATCTGCCTCCactgtattttatgtattttatcaattatattttattgcaaGGATTAGTTAAAAATGCATCTTTTTGTAGTGTTTAATCTTAATAAGTGCATTGCATCTCTCAGAACaggtcaaataaaaaaagaaatgtccTGAAGGGTGTGGATTTACAACCCCTCTtcttataatatttaattaattgaaaATCATGGTTTTCTTCGAAGCAGTGTATCTATTGTGGTATTTCTGTTACAGGCAATGTCTGTATTTGGTATCTGAGAGGTGACTGAGGGTCTGACCCATGTCAGGAATGAAGTAACAGTGTTTACTCATTTAGCACAGCTTCCAGAGAATAACATGttttgaaattaattaattttctcATACAACCACATTAATCACGAGTTATATTTTGTAGAAGGAGAACTGTAAGTTTACTTtcttcttatttattttattctgctGTTCTCTTGATAGCTGTATAAGACATGTTAAAGTCAGGAAGGTCCATAACGTTTCCAGTGCATATGCATACTTAGTATGTGTAAATCCTTTTAGAGTTTATAGCACTGGTCACTATATATTAAACTACGACTATATGTGTAGAAGTTTATATCAGTACTCTATGCCCCATGTGGATGTAGTTTGTATGTTCTTTTCCAAAACTAAGCCTTGAAGGGAAAATATATTGCCTATATGTTTTACCTAATTGTGCTTGCAGTGgttgtatattatttttaaaggcaTGTGACCATGCCAAAGGAATAGTGTCCAGGAGAGTTCAACAGCGCCCCAGATGAGAAGAGTCCCTTTGGGAATTTATGACTCACCTGTGACTTACCAAATGTCTTACGTATGTAGAACAAAGTGTGTCAAAGATGATGTCCCATTTGTGTAAAGAACAGAATACCATGTTCGGATGCTGCTAGAATGATCGGTACTGTTATCAGaacctgtaaaaaaatatgtcaaTTTATTAtccatatataaatataagtaCTAGTGTTTTTGTATCCTAAGTTAGTTTGAGGCTGGATCCTCTTACTCATTTTCTACAGCCTTTGGAATTGTGGAGAACTTTTTCTTTAGTAAACTCTCTGTCAAATGATTGAACTTCAACTTTGACCCTGACCTTCACTGAGTATACTGGTCTCTTTATGTGGCTTACTGTAATTCAGTCCCCTTTTCAGGATACTGTATTTGAAAGATAATTTTGTGAAAATCCAAATAAGCTTCACAGATCTTGATTAGAAAGggttttaaaaatgtgtctgATGCTTGTTCAATAAACCATAAAAATATTGCACATTCTGCTGAACAGACACTAACAGTTTACAGGCAGTAgacaattaaagctgcagtccgtaactttttttttttttttttttttggttaaaaatgatccaaaatctatttttgagcaagtacataaccagcttgtttttaaaactatctccttatcttatagcccgattcacaacggtaagcttgtaataacgTTTTCTAATAAGCAATACTTGTGGGTTTCCGctggaaattcaagcatgcagccGTTTGTCgctgcgtcattacgtcacgtctgtttacatgaatatggagtcccagctagtaggctatatggcatgtgaggATACTGCAGTttgcggatcatttatagccttttctcacaacagctgcaataattaaacataattttgatggtggattgtaatccagaaatgTCCAAATGActatcatcagtgacaactggataTTCACCCATAGTCAAAAGCaaactgtggagtggctacagaaattgaaatctacaggtaacactaatacacacGAAATACACATAgtctgatgttgttaacattaacaatttaagAACAAAGTATACCAGTAATAGTAATTTGCATAATTTGACATGATTCGAGCTAGGcaatcattagatttaatcaccattggcagcgcaatttattgtaatgttttttttttcttagtttcTTAGACATGTTATTTGTTCAGATGTTATTTTCTggtgacaattcttattttggtcatacacccaagacgtagaatctgtgattccggagtacagtatccacacctatgtggtgactgacagcaaacattagattcatctgtgccgatgcacaacccaggtaaagatgataattccgcaaataactgcaattgcaggtttcaaacagagatggcgacaaagagggtTACAGGTTACAATAATAACTTAGGACACTAAAGAGACCAGGGCCGTTTCTCAAAACCAAGTTCGCAAACTTCGGACTCACGTCCTTGGTAGTTAGGACTTGGCAAGTTCGACTCAGGAGAACGAACTCCTGTGGACGGGAGAACACAAGTCTGGTGATTCTGcaaatggaacagcagcgttcttgataacgtcactcagctcgctctggcttctccggttatctctttatgtatattttagccaACAATAAAACGAAATTTGTTGTAAAACaccactctgcctcttttcgttttatttaaaaaacaaacaaaaacatattaatagtcTCAGGCAACGAGTAATTGATTATCTGCaatgtgcatatatttataacaaaacgaaatattaaacaatcCTGCCTCTTTTCATAtgtattacaaaaatattaaatgtaatactatttgtgcatactttgattaacttcactgtaataaaatgaaataggctataacataaaacaaaaccatgtctctatttgttttatgtcagttttaatgatcaataaTAGCCACTATAAAAGGTAAGAATATACAATAAgaaaagcaaacaattcagtcaagcgtaCAAAATCGCGCTTTAGTAtgatacaaaagttaaatagccatatataaagttatgaaacgtcacgttgccctcagccaaaacggagccagcggcaaacgtcAGAAGGACTAGCCGAGGTAAGGCTGTTCTCGGCTGGGCACATGAGCGCTAAACgtccggtgatcgcctggatctcacaactccgacaacgtcagatcaaattgtAAGAAAGGCGCAATCTTTATCGataaaccacaaatttgagctttaaaccagcacattctcacctgaaaaactcttaaaactacatatcaagacataaaaacagtaatatgtttaaataatggGGGGTTTCTCCTTTACTATTGACGCTTGCTGGTTAGTgcgagatgcattctgggataccaggctgtctcaagtctgcacaagtcgatgcatcctcgataaaaggggcggatcaagaacacatccggggaTTTGAACTGAACTTGGCTAGATGCGAACTTTGAATTGGAACAGTACTT
It encodes the following:
- the ankrd1b gene encoding ankyrin repeat domain-containing protein 1b is translated as MKEEWRFNHSVAQLQCSAEGPLAFSFFMTSLVTDITSGNKDQDDPVSQKYPSEQCKTVDHHLKTHNNLQCDSEDGFNTENSTNDLQEILEGSQKTKRSTSVYTTEPEQEIVNDFVDEDDFLKAALDNKLPMIKSYLARGADPDACDNFNRTALHRACSQGNLEIVNALLEAGASIENKDKLQATEVHWACRGGSLPVLEALLNHGAKLDSRDKLRSTPLHVAVRTGHYECAEHLIHCGADVNAKDIEGDTPMHDAVRLNRFKLIQLLLMHGGDLKLKNCEGKSPMDSVCEWQNGAKTIFDNFKDGKK